In Granulicatella elegans, one genomic interval encodes:
- the tehB gene encoding SAM-dependent methyltransferase TehB, with translation MNDLISYKKMPLWTVDTLPEPFKKMHHTKVGTWAQLHILKGEITFEFLNEDGSVSDTVLLNATTPIPLVEPQQWHRIAKTSEYIECYLEFFCKKEDYFAKKYGYTKTHSEVLAAQPLIPKGRVLDLGSGEGRNSLYLSSLGYDVTSLDWNVPSLQKLQEVAAQEKLSLEVEPYDIECADIPGGQYDWIISTVVLMFLHEEVIPDVIENMQSHTASGGYHLIVAAMSTEDAPCPVNFPFTFKEGELLEYYSGWEILKYNENFGELHKTDENGNRLRFRFATLLAKKR, from the coding sequence ATGAATGATTTAATTTCTTATAAAAAAATGCCACTATGGACAGTTGATACTTTACCTGAACCTTTTAAAAAAATGCATCATACAAAGGTAGGAACTTGGGCGCAACTACATATTTTAAAAGGTGAGATTACGTTTGAATTTTTAAACGAAGATGGAAGTGTTAGTGATACTGTTCTGCTAAATGCTACAACACCTATTCCACTAGTTGAGCCACAACAATGGCATCGAATTGCTAAAACAAGCGAATATATTGAATGTTATTTAGAATTTTTCTGTAAAAAAGAAGATTATTTTGCAAAAAAATATGGCTATACAAAAACTCACTCCGAAGTATTAGCTGCTCAGCCCCTTATTCCAAAAGGACGAGTTCTAGACTTAGGAAGTGGAGAAGGTCGTAATAGTTTATACCTATCTTCATTAGGATATGATGTTACTTCACTTGATTGGAATGTTCCAAGTTTACAAAAATTACAAGAAGTAGCTGCTCAAGAAAAACTTTCACTTGAAGTTGAACCATATGATATTGAATGTGCGGATATTCCTGGTGGACAATATGATTGGATTATCTCGACTGTCGTACTCATGTTTTTACATGAAGAAGTAATTCCAGATGTTATTGAAAATATGCAATCTCACACTGCTTCTGGTGGATATCATTTAATTGTTGCTGCCATGTCTACTGAAGATGCCCCTTGTCCCGTGAATTTCCCATTTACATTCAAAGAAGGCGAATTACTAGAGTATTATTCCGGTTGGGAAATTTTAAAATATAATGAAAACTTTGGTGAACTCCACAAAACAGACGAAAACGGCAATCGTCTTCGCTTTAGATTTGCGACATTATTAGCGAAGAAAAGGTAA